From Deltaproteobacteria bacterium HGW-Deltaproteobacteria-18, the proteins below share one genomic window:
- a CDS encoding SsrA-binding protein encodes MCAKPTGIKIIAANRKARHFFELLDFIEAGIMLTGSEVKSLRDGKVNFMDGYVRITNGEAFLSGVHISTYANAGYAQHVPDRERKLLMHRHEINSLKSKMEQKGLTLVPTKLYFKDGKIKIELALAKGKKVYDRREDLKQKAVNRDTEREMNRA; translated from the coding sequence ATGTGCGCCAAGCCTACAGGCATCAAGATCATCGCGGCCAACCGCAAGGCCCGTCATTTTTTCGAACTGCTCGATTTCATCGAAGCCGGCATCATGCTGACCGGTTCCGAGGTCAAATCCCTGCGTGACGGCAAGGTCAATTTTATGGACGGCTACGTACGCATCACGAACGGCGAGGCATTTCTTTCGGGCGTGCACATATCCACCTACGCCAACGCCGGATATGCCCAGCATGTGCCGGACCGGGAGCGCAAGCTGCTCATGCACCGCCACGAGATAAACTCGCTCAAATCGAAGATGGAGCAGAAAGGCCTGACTCTGGTGCCGACCAAGCTTTATTTCAAGGATGGCAAGATCAAGATCGAGCTGGCCCTGGCCAAGGGCAAGAAGGTTTACGACCGGCGCGAGGACTTGAAGCAGAAAGCCGTGAACCGTGACACCGAGCGGGAAATGAACCGGGCTTGA
- a CDS encoding HPr family phosphocarrier protein, translating into MGEVQEKIIRVGNSLGLHARPAGKISQEAQRYAASITVHSCDMEADAKSILDLLSLAAPQGAELTLRAHGPDAAAAISSVSKLFEDMFGEDR; encoded by the coding sequence ATGGGTGAAGTGCAGGAAAAGATTATCCGGGTCGGGAACAGCCTTGGGCTTCACGCCCGGCCCGCAGGAAAGATTTCTCAGGAAGCCCAACGCTATGCGGCTTCCATCACTGTCCACTCCTGTGACATGGAGGCCGATGCCAAATCCATCCTGGATTTGCTTTCCCTTGCTGCCCCGCAAGGAGCCGAGCTGACCCTGCGGGCTCATGGCCCAGATGCTGCCGCCGCAATTTCGAGTGTTTCCAAACTTTTTGAAGACATGTTCGGAGAGGATCGCTGA
- the ptsP gene encoding phosphoenolpyruvate--protein phosphotransferase, with product MASRTLFGIPVSAGIAIGRAYYLNKSHFSGTVRQTVSDADVPFEIERLNRAFDDALHDLERILTLVPEDLKEHSAIIESHLMMLRDHKFRKRALDHIALTKINAEWSLERAVGDVQEIFASIADEYLRQRMQDVRLVAERVLGKLVGGGDGHQAIKHRAILLAHDLSPADTIELDVNKIMAFATAQGGKTSHAGILARSLQIPAVVGMEGLGDDLAEGGIIILDGFHGRIIIDPDEDELARYTDLQAQFEGYQATIMRSCHLPAETIDGYRVQVLANIELFEEVVAVNDNGGEGIGLFRSEYSYLNRDGMPTEDELTEIYMDMASLVAPKKLVIRTLDVGADKLMRMQSSAESNPALGLRAIRYCLKHREVFRTQLRAILKASVLGNVSIMFPMISGLQELVEVKKFYREVQEEMHAEGICFREDMPMGIMIEVPSAVITADFLAREVDFFSIGTNDLIQYSLGIDRTNKDVSYLYQPLHPAIVRSIKWVVDSAHRAGIEVCLCGELAADPFCIPVLMGMQVDSISLGPQAIPGIKRIVRQASMEECNALLKQVMASHSVARNNKLVREMIFRRFPEELMFYSSLVDD from the coding sequence ATGGCTTCCCGCACGCTCTTCGGTATTCCCGTCTCGGCCGGCATCGCCATTGGCCGCGCGTATTACCTCAACAAAAGCCATTTTTCCGGCACGGTCCGCCAGACCGTGTCCGATGCGGATGTGCCTTTTGAAATCGAGAGGCTGAACCGCGCCTTTGACGATGCCCTGCACGACCTGGAAAGGATTTTGACCCTGGTGCCGGAGGATCTGAAGGAACATTCGGCCATCATCGAATCGCACCTCATGATGCTGCGGGATCACAAGTTTCGCAAGCGGGCCCTGGATCACATCGCTCTCACCAAGATCAATGCCGAATGGTCGCTGGAGAGGGCCGTCGGAGACGTGCAGGAGATATTCGCCTCCATCGCCGACGAATACCTGCGGCAGCGCATGCAGGATGTCCGGCTGGTGGCCGAGCGGGTGCTGGGCAAGCTGGTCGGGGGAGGGGATGGGCACCAGGCCATCAAACACCGCGCCATCCTGCTGGCACATGATCTGTCTCCGGCCGACACCATAGAGCTGGACGTCAACAAGATCATGGCCTTCGCCACGGCTCAGGGCGGCAAGACCTCCCACGCAGGCATCCTCGCCCGGTCCCTGCAGATTCCGGCCGTGGTCGGCATGGAGGGGCTAGGAGATGATCTGGCCGAAGGCGGGATCATCATCCTTGACGGCTTTCATGGGCGCATCATCATCGATCCCGACGAGGACGAGCTGGCCCGGTACACGGATCTGCAGGCCCAGTTCGAGGGCTATCAGGCCACGATCATGCGCTCATGCCATCTTCCCGCCGAGACCATCGACGGGTACCGGGTGCAGGTTCTGGCCAACATCGAACTTTTTGAAGAGGTCGTCGCGGTCAACGACAACGGCGGGGAAGGCATCGGGTTGTTCCGCTCCGAATACAGCTATCTGAATCGCGACGGGATGCCCACCGAGGATGAGTTGACGGAAATCTACATGGACATGGCCTCATTGGTCGCGCCCAAGAAGCTCGTCATCCGCACCCTGGACGTGGGCGCGGACAAGCTCATGCGCATGCAGTCCTCGGCCGAGTCCAATCCTGCCCTGGGGCTGCGCGCCATCCGCTACTGCCTGAAGCACCGCGAGGTCTTTCGGACCCAGCTGAGGGCCATCCTGAAGGCCAGCGTGCTCGGTAACGTGTCCATCATGTTTCCCATGATTTCGGGGCTACAGGAACTGGTCGAGGTCAAGAAGTTCTACCGGGAGGTCCAGGAGGAGATGCACGCGGAAGGCATCTGCTTCCGCGAGGACATGCCCATGGGCATCATGATCGAAGTGCCAAGCGCCGTCATCACCGCCGATTTTCTGGCCCGCGAGGTGGACTTCTTCAGTATCGGCACTAATGACCTCATTCAGTATTCTCTTGGCATCGACCGCACCAACAAGGACGTGTCCTACCTGTACCAGCCCTTGCATCCGGCCATCGTGCGTTCCATCAAATGGGTGGTCGACTCGGCCCACCGGGCCGGTATCGAGGTCTGCCTGTGCGGCGAGCTTGCGGCCGACCCCTTCTGCATCCCGGTACTCATGGGCATGCAGGTCGACTCCATCAGTCTCGGACCCCAGGCCATCCCGGGCATCAAGCGCATCGTCCGGCAGGCCTCAATGGAGGAATGCAATGCCTTGCTGAAGCAGGTCATGGCCAGTCATTCAGTGGCCCGCAACAACAAGCTCGTCCGGGAAATGATCTTCCGACGTTTTCCCGAGGAACTCATGTTCTACTCCTCCCTGGTGGACGACTAG
- a CDS encoding 3-keto-L-gulonate transporter, with protein MDTRILLQIFLRTYMVGATFNTKGMQNVGLAYIMEPGLRALYVAEPGALKRARGRYLKHYNTHPFWTPLLVGIFLSMEKKISLGMLPEDILPKLRSTTVYTLSALGDSFFGGSFLVLWSLVGVNLAAAGYIGTLAVWICLCLCGLQLFKMYTFGRGYAQGLSFLQRLKSWNLIDWGQRLKLMNSVLVAVFLLQAAPSDGPWNLAWAAGTGLLALAGFMREWDRSLILAALVLGGLIAPWEKIFASVSM; from the coding sequence GTGGATACGCGGATCCTGCTGCAGATTTTTCTGCGTACATACATGGTTGGCGCCACATTCAACACCAAAGGGATGCAGAATGTCGGGCTGGCCTATATCATGGAGCCGGGTCTGCGCGCGCTTTACGTCGCCGAACCGGGAGCCTTGAAGCGTGCGCGGGGTCGCTATCTGAAGCACTACAACACCCATCCTTTCTGGACTCCTCTCCTGGTCGGGATTTTTTTATCCATGGAGAAGAAGATATCTCTAGGCATGCTTCCTGAGGACATCCTTCCAAAATTGCGCTCGACCACGGTGTATACCCTGTCGGCACTGGGTGATTCTTTCTTTGGCGGCAGTTTTCTGGTTCTGTGGTCCTTGGTCGGCGTCAATCTGGCGGCCGCCGGATACATTGGAACCCTTGCGGTTTGGATTTGTCTGTGCCTCTGCGGGTTGCAGCTTTTCAAGATGTACACATTCGGACGCGGCTATGCCCAGGGCCTTTCTTTCCTGCAGCGCCTCAAGTCCTGGAACCTTATTGATTGGGGGCAGCGGCTCAAGCTCATGAACAGCGTCCTGGTGGCCGTTTTTCTGTTGCAGGCTGCGCCTTCGGACGGACCGTGGAACCTGGCCTGGGCCGCAGGTACCGGACTTTTGGCCTTGGCTGGTTTCATGCGTGAGTGGGATCGCTCCCTGATTTTGGCGGCGTTGGTTCTGGGCGGCCTGATAGCGCCCTGGGAAAAGATTTTTGCTTCTGTATCCATGTAG
- a CDS encoding cysteine hydrolase, with amino-acid sequence MNEHNHALLIIDMQHDFAVPGGACEVAGAHATIPVIRKVLTSFRDLGLPVFHIVREYRSDGSDVEISRLEALRARPMVVPGTPGARIAPGLEPIEGEYRIVKKRFSAFMFTELDLILRRKGVTHLAVTGTQLPFCLRTTLFDGLSLGYHMTLLTDASSSRTPQIHLANIQDIRDAGMTCINVEEYLRGINTPA; translated from the coding sequence ATGAACGAGCACAACCACGCCCTTTTGATCATCGACATGCAACACGACTTCGCAGTGCCCGGTGGTGCCTGCGAGGTGGCCGGGGCCCATGCCACCATTCCGGTCATCCGCAAGGTTTTGACTTCATTTCGAGACCTTGGCCTACCGGTCTTTCATATCGTGCGCGAATATCGCAGCGACGGCTCCGACGTCGAAATTTCTCGTCTGGAGGCTTTGAGGGCGCGGCCCATGGTTGTACCCGGTACCCCGGGAGCACGCATCGCGCCGGGGCTTGAGCCCATCGAGGGCGAGTACCGCATCGTCAAAAAACGCTTCAGCGCGTTCATGTTCACAGAGCTCGACCTGATCCTGCGCCGCAAGGGGGTCACGCACCTGGCCGTGACCGGCACGCAGTTGCCCTTCTGCCTGCGCACCACCCTGTTCGACGGCCTGAGCCTGGGCTATCACATGACCCTGCTGACCGACGCTTCATCCTCGCGCACGCCGCAGATCCATCTGGCCAATATCCAGGACATCAGGGACGCGGGCATGACCTGTATAAACGTCGAAGAATACCTGCGCGGCATCAATACTCCGGCCTGA